The following coding sequences lie in one Haemorhous mexicanus isolate bHaeMex1 unplaced genomic scaffold, bHaeMex1.pri scaffold_150_ctg1, whole genome shotgun sequence genomic window:
- the LOC132322833 gene encoding mucin-2-like, whose amino-acid sequence MVVASPMASVPTVASATGTSPAVVASPMVASPMVTSPMVASPMVASPMVTSPMVASPMVTSPMVTSPAVVASPMGTSPMVTSPMVTSPMVASSTVTSPAVVASPTVALPTGTLPTVVASPMASVPMVTPATGTSPTVVASPMGTCPTVVASPTGTCPMVTSPAVMALPTVALPMGTSPRVTSPAVVASPTVTSPTVASIMVTFLVVASPMVASSPMGTSPGVVASPMASSPTGTSPMGTFPTVTSPVVASPMGTSPMGTFPTVTSPMVASPMALSPTVAPATGTSPAVVASPMVTSPMVASPRVSLPMVAPATRTSPTVVAPPTVTFPMVVALSVVVAPPMASSPTVTPATGTSPTVVAPPMVAPPMALSPTVASPLMVTLPLVASAMVASPRRVTTHMVASPTAVASPTGTSPMVASPMGTSPMVTSPMVASPAVVASPMVASPMWWHLPW is encoded by the exons ATGGTGGTGGCATCTCCCATGGCTTCGGTTCCCACGGTGGCATCTGCAACAGGGACATCTCCAGCAGTGGTGGCATCTCCCATGGTGGCATCTCCAATGGTGACATCTCCCATGGTGGCATCTCCCATGGTGGCATCTCCCATGGTGACATCTCCCATGGTGGCATCTCCAATGGTGACATCTCCAATGGTGACATCTCCAGCAGTGGTGGCATCTCCCATGGGGACATCGCCTATGGTGACATCTCCCATGGTGACATCTCCCATGGTGGCATCTTCCACAGTGACATCTCCAGCAGTGGTGGCATCTCCCACGGTGGCACTTCCcacagggacacttcccacgGTGGTGGCATCTCCCATGGCTTCGGTTCCCATGGTGACACCTGCAACAGGGACATCTCCAACGGTGGTGGCATCTCCCATGGGGACATGTCCAACGGTGGTGGCATCTCCCACGGGGACATGTCCAATGGTGACATCTCCAGCAGTGATGGCACTTCCCACGGTGGCACTTCCCATGGGGACATCTCCCAGAGTGACATCTCCAGCAGTGGTGGCATCTCCCACGGTGACGTCTCCCACGGTGGCATCTATCATGGTGACATTTCTGGTGGTGGCATCTCCCATGGTGGCATCCTCTCCCATGGGGACATCTCCAGGAGTGGTGGCATCTCCCATGGCATCATCTCCCACAGGGACATCTCCCATGGGGACATTTCCAACGGTGACATCTCCCGTGGTGGCATCTCCCATGGGGACATCTCCAATGGGGACATTTCCAACGGTGACATCTCCCATGGTGGCATCTCCCATGGCTTTGTCTCCCACGGTGGCACCGGCAACAGGGACATCTCCAGCAGTGGTGGCATCTCCCATGGTGACATCTCCCATGGTGGCATCTCCCAGGGTGTCACTTCCCATGGTGGCACCTGCAACAAGGACATCTCCCACGGTGGTGGCACCTCCCACAGTGACATTTCCCATGGTGGTGGCACTTTCCGTGGTGGTGGCACCTCCCATGGCATCGTCTCCCACGGTGACACCTGCAACAGGGACATCTCCAACGGTGGTGGCACCTCCCATGGTGGCACCTCCCATGGCATTGTCTCCCACGGTGGCATCTCCTCTCATGGTGACTCTGCCTCTGGTGGCTTCTGCCATGGTGGCATCTCCCAGGAGAGTGACAACTCACATGGTGGCATCTCCAACGGCGGTGGCATCTCCCACGGGGACATCTCCAATGGTGGCATCTCCCATGGGGACATCTCCTATGGTGACATCTCCCATGGTGGCATCTCCAGCAGTGGTGGCATCTCCAATGGTGGCATCTCCCATG TGGTGGCATCTCCCATGGTGA